In Arthrobacter burdickii, one DNA window encodes the following:
- a CDS encoding ABC transporter permease subunit, which yields MAGSALPVVRHTLRRSRVGMAGWSVGLIAASLLYLPIYPSMGATGDLEAVVSSLPSELVTTLGFASISTGAGYAQATLLGLLGFVLLTIAAVGWGAAAIGGEEESGALELTLAHGVTRPQVALEAALALALRLAVVCGVLLVAVLVLNGPSQLGLTPGHVVAGTVALYLLSLLSGLAAVTAGAATGSRTASVAAGAGIAVLGYAFNALGHQAEATRWLGHFSPYTWAFDPAPLANGFGNGAWGGMALILGLCGVLVLAAAVGLSRRDIR from the coding sequence ATGGCCGGTAGCGCACTGCCGGTGGTCCGGCACACACTGCGCCGCTCCCGCGTCGGGATGGCCGGCTGGTCCGTCGGCCTCATCGCGGCGAGCCTCCTCTACCTCCCGATCTACCCGTCGATGGGGGCGACCGGCGACCTCGAGGCCGTCGTCTCATCCCTGCCGTCGGAACTGGTCACGACCCTCGGCTTCGCCTCGATCTCCACAGGTGCGGGTTACGCCCAGGCAACCCTTCTGGGATTGCTCGGTTTCGTGCTGCTGACCATCGCCGCCGTGGGGTGGGGAGCAGCCGCGATCGGTGGCGAGGAAGAGAGCGGTGCCCTGGAGCTCACCCTGGCGCATGGCGTCACGCGCCCGCAGGTCGCTCTCGAAGCGGCCCTCGCGCTGGCTCTGCGCCTCGCCGTCGTCTGCGGCGTGCTGCTGGTGGCCGTCCTCGTGCTGAACGGTCCCTCCCAGCTCGGGCTGACACCCGGCCACGTCGTCGCAGGCACGGTCGCGCTGTACCTGCTGAGCCTCCTGAGCGGTCTTGCGGCGGTCACGGCAGGAGCAGCAACCGGTTCGAGGACCGCGTCCGTGGCGGCGGGCGCGGGCATCGCCGTCCTGGGGTACGCCTTCAATGCCCTCGGCCACCAGGCGGAGGCGACTCGATGGCTCGGACACTTCTCCCCGTACACCTGGGCGTTCGACCCGGCTCCGCTCGCGAACGGCTTCGGGAACGGTGCGTGGGGCGGCATGGCGCTCATCCTCGGCCTGTGCGGCGTCCTCGTGCTGGCCGCCGCCGTGGGGCTCTCCCGCCGCGACATCCGCTGA
- a CDS encoding ABC transporter ATP-binding protein, whose protein sequence is MKDALELRDLTKVYGSLTALDGVSLSVPPGSVVGVIGPNGAGKSTTMRLILGLIRPSGGTAIVLGTESWRSGPSLRRRVGYLPGDLKLDGGATGHDTLRYFGLISGPVDERFRNELVERLEFDPSRRVRTLSKGNRQKLGLVQALMHRPELLVLDEPTSGLDPLMQREFIALMREAKAAGQAVFLSSHVISEVQHCADHVAVIRQGDLVRSARVAELRDEAPRSVRLELDAPLTAGQAEALRQAGLAFRPTDDPPNTLRPGGAATVVEGQVSGSPVALLGVLSRLGLVDVVIEEPDLEQAVLGLYAQAAPGMEVGRHGR, encoded by the coding sequence ATGAAGGACGCACTCGAACTGCGGGACCTGACCAAGGTGTACGGGTCCCTGACAGCCCTGGACGGGGTCTCGCTCTCGGTGCCGCCGGGCAGCGTCGTGGGTGTGATCGGCCCGAACGGCGCGGGCAAGTCGACGACCATGCGCCTGATCCTCGGCCTGATCAGACCGAGCGGTGGTACGGCCATCGTCCTGGGAACCGAATCCTGGCGGAGCGGCCCCTCACTCCGCAGGCGCGTGGGCTACCTGCCCGGGGACCTCAAGCTCGACGGCGGCGCCACGGGGCATGACACGCTGCGGTACTTCGGCCTCATCTCCGGTCCCGTCGACGAGCGCTTCCGGAACGAACTCGTCGAACGGCTGGAGTTCGACCCGTCACGCCGTGTGAGGACGCTCTCGAAGGGCAACAGGCAGAAGCTCGGGCTTGTCCAGGCGCTCATGCACCGGCCCGAGCTGCTCGTCCTCGACGAGCCGACGTCCGGCCTCGACCCCCTGATGCAGCGCGAGTTCATCGCCCTCATGCGGGAGGCGAAAGCGGCCGGCCAGGCCGTCTTCCTCTCATCCCATGTGATCTCCGAGGTGCAGCACTGCGCGGACCACGTCGCCGTGATCCGGCAGGGCGATCTCGTGCGCTCCGCGCGCGTGGCCGAACTGCGGGACGAAGCACCCCGCAGCGTCCGGCTCGAGCTGGACGCCCCGCTGACGGCGGGGCAGGCGGAAGCCCTCCGGCAGGCGGGCCTAGCGTTCCGGCCGACCGATGATCCGCCCAACACCCTCCGCCCGGGCGGTGCAGCGACGGTCGTCGAGGGCCAGGTGTCCGGCTCCCCCGTCGCACTGCTCGGCGTCCTGTCCCGCCTCGGGCTGGTGGATGTCGTGATCGAGGAGCCGGACCTCGAGCAGGCGGTCCTCGGGCTGTACGCGCAGGCGGCACCTGGAATGGAGGTGGGGCGTCATGGCCGGTAG
- a CDS encoding DEAD/DEAH box helicase, translating to MTTFAALGVPKALVENLAAQGITEPFPIQVKSLPDSLAGRDVLGRGRTGSGKTLAFTLPMVARLAEQEAAYRRKPGRPLALVLAPTRELATQINATVEPLAKELGLNTTVIYGGVSQQRQEKALRAGVDIVIACPGRLEDLMRQKLITLESVEITILDEADHMADLGFLPVVKKLLDTTPADGQRLLFSATLDNGVDKVVNRYMTNPVTHSVDDPQAAVTTMEHHVLLIGDQTQKKQLIVQLASGTGRRLLFMRTKHHARKLAKTLTDAGIPAVDLHGNLSQNARDRNLAEFSSGDVRVLVATDVAARGVHVDDVELVVHVDPPTEHKAYLHRSGRTARAGSSGTVVTITLPEQKSEVQKLMKAAGVDVAFENVKATSPLVLSLTGDVADKIDPRTRAALLASREATRGEGTSTGANAERKRARRTAAPAAGGRGGRGGRGRVSAEPQAAQGNRAERRKDQPQAPRFGTDTGAAGKSGGSPRRAAEPRTASETTTRSRRPASGQRVGDAVRRPAAGAPAAGGQRSHAPSSAPRAEGARRAGGSRRASAPASNDRRSR from the coding sequence ATGACTACTTTTGCCGCCCTTGGTGTGCCCAAAGCACTGGTCGAGAACCTCGCCGCGCAGGGCATCACCGAACCATTCCCCATCCAGGTCAAGTCACTCCCTGATTCCCTGGCCGGGCGCGACGTCCTCGGACGCGGCCGCACCGGCTCGGGCAAGACCCTCGCCTTCACCCTCCCCATGGTCGCGCGCCTCGCCGAGCAGGAAGCGGCCTACCGCCGCAAGCCCGGGCGCCCCTTGGCCCTGGTCCTCGCACCGACCCGCGAGCTCGCGACCCAGATCAACGCCACCGTCGAGCCCCTGGCCAAGGAGCTCGGACTCAACACCACCGTGATCTACGGCGGCGTCTCGCAGCAGCGCCAGGAGAAGGCCCTGCGGGCAGGCGTCGACATCGTCATCGCCTGCCCCGGGCGCCTCGAGGACCTGATGCGCCAGAAGCTCATCACGCTCGAGTCGGTGGAGATCACCATCCTCGACGAGGCCGATCACATGGCCGACCTCGGCTTCCTGCCCGTCGTGAAGAAGCTGCTCGACACCACCCCGGCCGACGGCCAGCGCCTGCTGTTCTCGGCGACGCTCGACAACGGCGTGGACAAGGTGGTCAACCGCTACATGACCAACCCCGTCACCCACTCGGTCGACGACCCGCAGGCCGCGGTCACCACGATGGAGCACCACGTGCTCCTGATCGGCGACCAGACGCAGAAGAAGCAGCTCATCGTCCAGCTCGCCTCGGGCACCGGACGCCGGCTGCTGTTCATGCGGACCAAGCACCACGCGCGCAAGCTCGCCAAGACGCTCACCGACGCCGGCATCCCCGCCGTCGACCTGCACGGCAACCTGTCGCAGAACGCCCGTGACCGGAACCTCGCCGAGTTCTCCTCGGGCGACGTCCGCGTCCTCGTGGCCACGGATGTCGCCGCGCGCGGCGTGCACGTCGACGACGTGGAACTCGTGGTCCACGTGGATCCGCCCACGGAGCACAAGGCATACCTGCACCGCTCAGGCCGCACGGCCCGCGCGGGTTCCTCGGGAACGGTGGTCACCATCACCCTGCCCGAGCAGAAGTCCGAGGTGCAGAAGCTCATGAAGGCTGCCGGCGTCGACGTCGCCTTCGAGAACGTCAAGGCGACCTCGCCGCTCGTCCTGTCACTCACCGGTGACGTGGCCGACAAGATCGATCCGCGCACCCGCGCCGCGCTCCTCGCCTCGCGGGAGGCAACGCGCGGCGAAGGTACCTCGACGGGTGCGAACGCCGAGCGCAAGCGCGCCCGCCGCACCGCAGCTCCGGCTGCGGGAGGCCGTGGCGGACGGGGTGGACGCGGACGCGTCTCCGCCGAGCCGCAGGCCGCGCAGGGCAACCGCGCGGAGCGCCGCAAGGACCAGCCGCAGGCCCCGCGCTTCGGCACGGACACCGGTGCTGCCGGGAAGTCGGGCGGGTCGCCCCGCCGGGCAGCCGAGCCCCGCACGGCATCGGAGACCACGACGCGCAGCCGCCGCCCGGCGTCCGGCCAGCGTGTCGGCGACGCCGTACGCCGCCCTGCCGCGGGAGCTCCCGCAGCAGGCGGCCAGCGGAGCCACGCGCCGTCCTCGGCTCCGCGGGCCGAAGGCGCACGCCGCGCCGGTGGCTCCCGCAGGGCCAGCGCTCCGGCGTCGAACGACCGCCGCTCGCGCTAG
- a CDS encoding YccF domain-containing protein produces the protein MNTLLNVIWLLFGGIWLALGYFAAGIICCLLIVTIPFGIASFRIGAYALWPFGQTVVNRGGPASGFSMVGNIIWLLVAGIWIAIGHVLTAIPMFASIIGIPLGIANLKLIPVSLAPLGKVIVPSSGTYLPTYR, from the coding sequence ATGAACACACTCCTGAATGTCATCTGGCTTCTGTTCGGCGGCATCTGGCTGGCCCTGGGCTACTTCGCTGCGGGCATCATCTGCTGCCTGCTGATCGTGACCATCCCGTTCGGCATCGCCTCGTTCAGGATCGGCGCCTACGCCCTGTGGCCCTTCGGCCAGACGGTGGTGAACCGGGGTGGGCCGGCAAGCGGATTCTCGATGGTCGGCAACATCATCTGGCTGCTCGTCGCGGGCATCTGGATCGCGATCGGGCACGTGCTCACCGCCATCCCGATGTTCGCGAGCATCATCGGCATCCCGCTGGGCATCGCCAACCTCAAGCTCATCCCGGTGTCCCTCGCCCCGCTCGGCAAGGTGATCGTCCCGTCCTCGGGGACGTACCTGCCCACCTACCGCTGA